A single Patescibacteria group bacterium DNA region contains:
- a CDS encoding alanine--tRNA ligase: MIASQIRQKYLDFFISKGHKLIPAASLVPENDPTTLFTSSGMQQLVPYLKGEPHPMGQRLVDSQPSIRLQDIEEVGDSCHTTLFEMLGNWSLGDPASPDGIGQGGYFKKEQLLWFWEFLTKELKLPGEKLYVSVFEGNKDVPKDTESVEIWESLGVPKDHLFYYGVEKNWWSRSGTPEQMPVGEIGGPDSEVFYDFGEGLKLHENSSYKNEKCHPNCQCGRFLEIGNSVFMQYEKKADGKLVELSQKNVDFGGGLERLAAAANNNPDIFQIDLFIPIIRIIEQMSGKSYGNEENKKPMRIIADHLRAATFLMTNGVEPSNKAQGYVLRRLLRRSAVKMHQLKGGLTSIPGFHEIADEVLRIYDATYFDRSTARDLVFRVIEEEMEKFTSSLDKGLKELEKLNNNQLNTLSVFNLYQTHGFPFEVAKELIERKGGKVDKSEFNDIFKKHQKLSRTASVGMFKGGLVDQSEMVTKYHTTTHLLQAALRQVLGSFVHQRGSNLTHERLRFDFSNPEKLTPNQLTEVEKIVNEQIEKNLEVKMEIIDFEKALQSNALTVSGEKYPEKVKVYSIGDFSKEVCGGPHIDFTGKLGKFKIIKEEAVSAGTRRIYATLNFQ; this comes from the coding sequence ATGATTGCTTCACAAATCCGTCAAAAATATCTGGATTTTTTTATTTCCAAGGGACATAAATTAATTCCAGCGGCGTCTTTGGTTCCGGAAAACGACCCGACAACTCTTTTTACTTCTTCCGGTATGCAGCAACTGGTACCATATTTAAAAGGCGAACCTCATCCCATGGGTCAAAGATTAGTAGATTCCCAACCGTCAATAAGACTTCAGGACATTGAAGAGGTTGGTGATAGTTGCCATACAACCCTTTTTGAAATGTTAGGCAATTGGTCTTTGGGGGATCCTGCCTCGCCTGATGGTATCGGTCAGGGCGGGTACTTTAAAAAAGAACAATTGTTGTGGTTTTGGGAATTTTTGACGAAAGAACTTAAGTTACCCGGGGAGAAACTTTACGTTAGTGTTTTTGAGGGAAATAAAGACGTTCCGAAAGATACCGAATCAGTGGAAATTTGGGAAAGTTTGGGCGTGCCAAAAGATCACCTTTTTTATTATGGGGTTGAAAAAAACTGGTGGTCAAGAAGCGGAACACCGGAACAAATGCCGGTAGGCGAGATCGGTGGACCTGATTCCGAAGTTTTTTACGATTTTGGCGAAGGTTTAAAACTTCACGAAAATTCTTCTTATAAAAACGAAAAATGCCACCCCAATTGTCAATGTGGCCGGTTTTTAGAAATCGGCAACTCGGTTTTTATGCAATATGAGAAAAAAGCCGACGGTAAACTTGTTGAATTATCGCAAAAAAATGTTGATTTCGGCGGTGGTCTAGAACGGTTAGCCGCAGCTGCCAATAATAATCCTGATATTTTTCAGATAGATTTATTTATACCAATTATTCGAATAATCGAACAGATGTCAGGGAAGAGTTATGGGAACGAAGAAAATAAAAAACCTATGCGGATTATTGCGGATCATTTAAGAGCGGCTACTTTTCTTATGACTAATGGTGTGGAACCTTCAAATAAAGCCCAGGGTTATGTTTTGCGAAGATTGTTGCGTCGATCAGCCGTTAAAATGCATCAACTCAAAGGAGGCCTAACATCAATTCCGGGATTCCACGAAATAGCAGACGAGGTATTAAGGATTTATGATGCTACTTATTTTGATCGGTCAACGGCGAGAGATTTAGTTTTTAGAGTTATCGAAGAGGAAATGGAAAAGTTTACATCCTCTCTCGATAAGGGTCTTAAAGAGTTAGAAAAACTTAATAATAATCAATTAAATACATTGAGTGTCTTTAATCTTTATCAAACCCATGGTTTTCCCTTTGAGGTTGCTAAGGAATTGATAGAAAGAAAAGGTGGCAAAGTAGACAAGTCAGAGTTTAATGATATTTTCAAAAAACACCAGAAGCTTTCGCGAACTGCCTCAGTTGGTATGTTCAAGGGAGGATTAGTTGATCAGTCGGAGATGGTGACTAAATATCATACAACTACGCATTTATTACAGGCAGCTCTTCGTCAGGTTTTAGGTTCTTTTGTTCATCAAAGAGGCAGTAACTTAACCCATGAAAGATTACGTTTTGATTTCTCCAATCCGGAAAAACTAACCCCGAACCAGTTAACCGAGGTGGAAAAAATTGTTAACGAACAAATCGAAAAAAATCTTGAAGTAAAAATGGAAATAATAGATTTTGAAAAAGCTTTGCAATCAAACGCCCTAACAGTTTCTGGAGAAAAGTACCCAGAGAAGGTAAAAGTTTATTCGATTGGCGATTTTTCCAAAGAAGTTTGCGGCGGACCCCACATAGACTTTACAGGTAAGCTTGGGAAGTTTAAAATAATAAAAGAAGAAGCCGTAAGTGCGGGAACCAGAAGAATTTATGCAACCCTCAATTTTCAGTAA
- a CDS encoding sortase: MATYVYLKKPVRTSLRPQSVFLSSLFFSGGAFFLFLVIWPIFSFEILMTPKLSAKTVSPLPEKQILGVQTDLTQASNWFPQALQRNSPSKITSYTLSIPKLRVKDATVVIGSNDLSKNLIQWGSDSLPGELGNTVIFGHSVLPAFFDPKNYMTIFSTLPTLKEKDEIYVYFDGITYLYRVTEMRVVAPEDLSVLESKNDQSSLSLITCVPPGTYWKRLIVKAKLINI, encoded by the coding sequence ATGGCCACCTATGTTTACCTTAAAAAACCGGTAAGAACATCTTTACGTCCTCAATCAGTCTTTTTATCGTCATTGTTTTTTTCCGGCGGCGCTTTCTTTCTTTTTTTGGTGATTTGGCCGATTTTCAGTTTTGAGATTTTAATGACGCCGAAACTATCAGCCAAAACCGTTAGCCCGTTGCCGGAGAAACAGATTTTAGGTGTTCAGACTGATTTGACCCAGGCTTCTAATTGGTTCCCTCAAGCCTTGCAACGGAATTCCCCTTCGAAAATTACCAGCTATACTCTTTCTATTCCTAAATTAAGAGTTAAAGACGCGACGGTGGTTATTGGGAGCAATGATCTTTCGAAGAATTTAATCCAGTGGGGTAGTGATTCTTTGCCCGGAGAATTAGGTAACACGGTCATTTTCGGCCACTCGGTTTTACCCGCCTTTTTTGACCCCAAAAATTACATGACGATTTTTTCGACGCTGCCGACCCTCAAGGAGAAAGATGAAATTTATGTTTATTTCGACGGGATTACTTATCTTTATCGGGTTACCGAGATGCGCGTTGTTGCTCCGGAAGATCTTTCCGTTTTAGAGTCAAAAAATGATCAGTCTTCTCTTTCGTTAATCACCTGTGTGCCGCCGGGAACCTATTGGAAAAGATTAATTGTCAAAGCAAAACTTATCAACATCTAG
- the ruvX gene encoding Holliday junction resolvase RuvX, producing the protein MMRILGIDFGERKLGLALSEGELARPLGVLNQENFESKIPKICHDHEIEKIVIGLSEGAMAEETKAFGQIIGEVTNLPVVYWEETLTSQEALRKMIEAGKSRTKRQKEEHAIAAALILQAYLDNAV; encoded by the coding sequence ATGATGAGGATTTTAGGTATTGATTTCGGAGAAAGAAAACTTGGTCTAGCTCTTTCTGAAGGTGAACTTGCCCGGCCCTTAGGCGTTCTTAATCAAGAAAATTTTGAGTCGAAAATTCCTAAAATTTGTCATGATCATGAGATCGAAAAAATCGTCATCGGTCTCTCCGAAGGCGCCATGGCCGAAGAAACTAAAGCCTTTGGCCAAATTATAGGAGAAGTTACCAATTTGCCGGTTGTTTATTGGGAAGAAACCTTAACTTCACAAGAAGCCCTAAGAAAGATGATCGAAGCCGGCAAATCAAGAACGAAAAGACAGAAAGAAGAACACGCGATTGCCGCAGCTTTAATTCTTCAGGCTTATTTAGACAACGCCGTCTGA